The genomic DNA GCCGATCAGGCGTTCGAAGGTTTGCTGGTCGTCGCTGAAAAAGCCCAACTCGGCCAGGCCGAGCCGCAATCCCTCCTTGTCCAGGATACGCATGACGATGCTCTCCCCGTGATTGGTCGGGAGACACGACACGCGGAGATCGATGGTCTTGCTGCCCACGTTCGTCTGAATGCGCCCGTCCTGCGGAATGCGTCTCTCCGCGATGGACATATTCGACATGATTTTCAGGCGGCTGATGATGGAAGCCTGAAGCCGTTTGGGCGGGCTCTTCATTTCATGGAGCACGCCGTCGATGCGGTAACGGACCCGGAAATGCTTGGCGAGGGGCTCCAGGTGAATGTCGGACGCGCGCATCTTGAAGGCGTCCACGATCAATTGATTCACCAGCTTGATGATGGGGGCGTCGGCGTCCACGGCGGCGCCGTCCTCGATGCCACCGACGTTGGCCAGCGTGGAAATCTGGACTTCGCCCTCGGTGATCTCCTGGATCATCTTGCTGACCGAGTCGTCCTTGGTGCCGTAGTAACGGCGGAGCGCGACATCAATGTCCTCGTCGCTGGCGATGCGAAGATCGACGTCCTTGTTCAGGGCGTGCCGGATGCCGTCGATGGCGTCGAGATCGGAGGGGTCGCTGACGGCCACGGTGACCGTGTTCGCGGTGTCATCCCGATCGACCGGGACGACGCGAAATTTGTTGGCGATATTTCGAGGGATGGCGGCGATGACGTTATCCGGGATTTTCATCCCGCCCAGCATGACCATTTCGGTGCCGAAGTGAGCCGCCTTGGCCTGGGCCACGTCGCCGGAGCGGATGAATTGCTTGGCCAGGAGTGTGTCCACCACTCCTTCGCCTGTGGAATCGGCCTCCTGTCGGGCCAGGTCGAGGTGTTCGTTTGTCACCACGCCCATTTCCACCAATGTATCGATCAAGTAATCGTCTCGTGACGCCACAAATCAAATGAGCACCGGACTGCCGGAGCGGTTACAGTTGGAAAATGCGGGGTGAGTCTTGCGAGGAGGCCAGTCGTTGTCAAAACAACTTGTGCACCATTGCGGGTGGGCCGTGCATCCCGGAGTTGTCTTTAGGGTGGCGCAGGCTGCCCAGCCTGCCGTATCGCCGACGGCCCGTCGGCCCGGCGGGTGAAGAACGAGGCCTTTCCGTGCTCTCCACGCGCCGGGTTCCCTTCGTCGCCCCGCAGCGCAACAGCAGACAGGGTTGTCTGCCTTACCACGACAACCTCTGGATGCACCGGCGGGTGGGCCCGGGGTTGGGGCGGTTTCGCGGGGATGGCGATCTGGAATGGCCGTTTGAATGGAAAAAGCCCGCCTGGGAGGCGGGCTTGAGGTCCGGATCAGACTCCATCTCGAAACTAATAGGCGGCTTGGACTCCCTTGACCGAACGCTTTTTCATCCACGGCATCATGGACCGGAGGCGCTCGCCCACTTGTTCAATCGGGTGTTTCTCGCCCGCTTTGAGGAGGGCGTTGTATCGCTTGTATCCGGTTTGGTATTCCCGCACCCAATCCTTGGCGAACTTGCCTGACTGAATATCCTTCAGCGCCTTCTTCATGCGTTTCTTGACGCTGGCGTCGATGATTTTGGGGCCGACGGAGACGTCGCCCCACTTGGCGGTCTCGGAGATGGAGAAACGCATGCCACTGACACCGGCCTCGTTCATCAGATCCACGATGAGCTTCAGTTCATGCAGGCATTCGAAGTAAGCCATCTCGGGCGAGTAGCCCGCCTCGACCAGCGTTTCGAATCCGGCCTGAACCAGCGCGCTGCATCCGCCGCAGAGCACG from Verrucomicrobiota bacterium includes the following:
- a CDS encoding type II/IV secretion system protein; amino-acid sequence: MASRDDYLIDTLVEMGVVTNEHLDLARQEADSTGEGVVDTLLAKQFIRSGDVAQAKAAHFGTEMVMLGGMKIPDNVIAAIPRNIANKFRVVPVDRDDTANTVTVAVSDPSDLDAIDGIRHALNKDVDLRIASDEDIDVALRRYYGTKDDSVSKMIQEITEGEVQISTLANVGGIEDGAAVDADAPIIKLVNQLIVDAFKMRASDIHLEPLAKHFRVRYRIDGVLHEMKSPPKRLQASIISRLKIMSNMSIAERRIPQDGRIQTNVGSKTIDLRVSCLPTNHGESIVMRILDKEGLRLGLAELGFFSDDQQTFERLIGLPDGILLVTGPTGSGKTTTLYSCLNYINRPDRKIITVEDPVEYQLAGINQVQVNESVGFTFAMALRSMLRQAPNVVMLGEIRDLETASIAINASLTGHLVFSTLHTNDAPSAVTRLIDIGVKPFLVASSSRALMAQRLVRKVCRRCAAPSTPKETELKALGIDAEAASKANFMKGKGCPECSKTGHRGRFGIFEVFVIDDEARKLIYSKVTSSVLRQRAREMGMRTLRQDGTRKVLAGLTTPDEVIRATVNDAE